The genomic stretch CTCGTCGTTCGGCCACATCTCGTCGACCTGGGCCCGTTCCTCGCGCTTGGCGGCGAGCAGGCGGTCGATGCCGTAGAGCGCCACGCGCCGGTAGTCGCCGATGATGCGGCCGCGGCCATAGGCATCAGGCAGGCCGGTGATGATGCCCGATTTCCGGCAGCGCATGATCTCGGGCGTATAGGCGTCGAAGACGCCGTCATTGTGCGTCTTGCGATACCTCGTGAACGCCTCGTGCACCGCAGGATCGGCTGGGAAGCCGGCGGCCTTCAGGCCGGCTTCGACCATGCGCAGCCCGCCAGCGGGAAAGATCGCGCGCTTGAAGGGCTTGTCGGTCTGCAGCCCGACAATGACCTCGTTGGCCTGGTCGATGTAGCCAGGGGCGTGCGCCAGCACGTGGGACGGCGTCGTGGCATCGACGTCGAGAACACCCTTGGTGCGTTCGGCCGTGAAGAAGGGCTGGAGCGCCGCCCAGACTGCCATCGTGCGCGCCGTGGGGCCGACGAGGAAGGCTTTGTCACCCGTATAGGGGGCCATGTTGCGGACGATGAAGTCCCGGACATCGATGACGGCGGTCCAACGGCCCTGCTCGAAGCCGCGCCAGCAGCGCGCTTCCTTGAGCGCGGCGATGTCGATGTTCACGCCTTCCATGAGCGTCTCTCCCTTTCCGTTCTTTCTGGGCGGCCTCGCAACGTGCCAGGCGAGGCCGCGTTGTGCGTCATTCGGCTGTGTCCGCGAGCAGCGCGCGTGTGTGGCGCGCGATCATCAGATTCTCGTCGGTTGGGATGACATAGGCCGCAGCACGGCTGCCGGCGCGCGAGATGACCGGCCCCGTCGCCGCATTCGCCACCGCATCGAGTTCGACGCCGAGCCAGCTGCAGGCCTCGCAGATGGCCGCGCGGATCGACGCTGCGTTCTCCCCAATCCCCGCCGTGAACACTATCCCGTCCAGCCCACCCAGTGCGGCTGCCAGCGAGCCGATACCGCGCGCGACGCGATAGACGAACACCTTGATCGCGAAGCGCGCACGCGGATCCTCGCTGGCCAGCAGGTCGCGGAAATCCGATGAAACCCCAGACAGTCCGAGCAGGCCCGAACGCCGGTAGAGCAGCGCCTCGACACCCGCGATATCGAGCCCGTCCTCGCGCATGAGGTGGAGCACGACGGCCGGGTCGATCTCGCCACAGCGCGTGCCCATGGGCAGGCCGTCGAGCGCGGAGAACCCCATCGTCGTCGCCACGCTCCGCCCGCCCTGCAGAGCGCAGAGCGAGGCACCATTGCCAAGATGCGCCACCACCACCCGCCCCGTCGCGAGGCCTGGCGCCACCTCCGGCAACACCGATGCGATGTATTCGTAGGACAGCCCGTGGAATCCGTAGCGGCGGATGCCGCGCGCGGCCATCTCGAACGGCAAGGCATAGACCTGCGCGACCTCGGGGATGGTGCGGTGGAAGGCGGTGTCGAAGCACGCGACCTGCGGCAGGCCGGGCGTGCGCTCCATGGCGGCATGGATGGGAGAAAGATTGTGCGGCTGGTGCAGCGGCGCGAGCGGCGAGAGAGCCGCGAGGTCGTCGAGCAGCGCCGCCGTCACCAGGCATGGCCTGTCGTGGTTCGGGCCGCCATGCACGACGCGATGGCCGAGCGCCAGGAGCGGCCGGCCGCCAAGATGCTCGCGCAGCCAGGGCAGCAGCGCGAGCAGGGCCTCGGCCGGGGTGCCGGGTGGGCCAGCGGCGAGATCGGGCGCGGTAAGCTTCGTGCCGGCGCCGTCGCGCGCCGTGACGCCTGGACGCACGCCGATGCCATCCACCTGCCCCGAGAGCAGCACGGCATCGCCCTCGTACAGCGAGAACTTGAGCGAGGAGGATCCGGCATTCAGCACGACGACGACGCCCGCGGTCATGCCACGCGTTCCTGCCGGGCCGCGGCCAGGACCTGCGCCAGCGCGACCGAGGCGAGGCGCGAGGCCACGCTGTCTGCCCGGCTGGTGAGGATGATCGGCACCCGCGCGCCGAGCACGATGCCTGCACTGTCCGCGCCCGCCAGGTAGCTCAGTTGCTTGGCGACCATGTTGCCGGCCTCGAGATCCGGCGCGAGCAGGATGTCGGCGTCACCCGCCACCGCGGATGCGATGTTCTTGATCGCGGCTGCCGCCTTGCTGATCGCGTTATCGAAGGCGAGCGGCCCGTCGAGGATCGCGCCGGTGATCTGGCCGCGGTCGGCCATCTTGCACAGCGCCGCGGCATCGAGCGTGCTCGGGATCGCGGGGTTGATGGTCTCGACCGCCGAAAGGATCGCAACCTTGGGCACGGTGACGCCGAGCGCGTGGAGCAGGTCCACCGCGTTCTGCACGATATCGGCCTTGGTCTTCAGGTCGGGGAGGATATTGATCGCCGCGTCTGTGACGAACAGCGCCTTGGGGTAGCTCGGCACATCCAAGGCGAAGACGTGGCTCAGCCGCCGGGCTGTCCTGAGCCCGCCGTCGCGCGCCACGGCGGCGGACATCAGTTCGTCGGTGTGCAGGCTGCCCTTCATCAGCGCGGCGGCGCGGCCTTCGCGGCAGAGCCGCACTGCAACGGCCGCGGCCTCGTGCGGCGTCGCCGCCTCGATGATATCGCACGCCGCGAGCGACGCCCCGGCAGCCGCAGCGGTCGCCTCGATCAGCGCCGGCGGGCCGACCAGGATGGGCCGCAGCGCGCCGCGCAGCGCCGCCTCGACAGGACCGACCAAGCTGTCCCGGTCGCAGGGCCAGGCCACAGCGGCGGTCAGCGCCGGCAAGGTGGCGCTGCGCGCCATCAGCGCGGCGAGGTGACGGTGCGTGTGCAACTGGATGTCGGGTCGGGTGCCCGCCGTGGCCGTCACCGCGGCGACCGGCAGGGCGAAGGTGGCCGACGCTTCGGCCAGCCTGCCGCGAGGTCCGCTTACCATGATCGCGATCACCGCCGTCTCCGGGTCGGGGCGGGCCACGATCGTGCCCGTGATGTCGACCCTCTCCTCGGGCGAAGGCAGCAGCCCGGGCGTCAGATCCAGGCTGCGCAAGGTGGCACCGGGGCCAGGCAGGGCACGCGCCGTGAAGTCGAGCACCAACCCGCTCAGCAGAAGTGCCTGCGCCTGGCTGGGCAGATCGTCGAAGGCCGCGTCGGGAGCACCGAACAGCGCCGCCGCGAGGTCGAAGCCCTGCGCACGCAAGCCATGCGTCATGCCGCGCGTCAGGCCGACCGGCGCGGAGGCCTGCGAGAGGCCGGTGAGCATGGTGTCCGTCGGGCTCATCATCCGCTCCGGAAGGTCATGCGGCGCGTCACGGATGCGGCACGAAGGGATCGGCGTCCCGGGCGACCGGAAAGCGGGCGGCGGCGGGCTCATTCCGCCACCCGGGTCCAACCCTCACCGGGGTCGAAGGCGGTGATCCGCGCTGCCTCGCGCGCCGTATCCGGGCCGAGATCTCGCTCCCAGACCGTGCCGTGGTGGCTGATCATGAAGGTCATGATGCCGGAGACGCCGTAGCGCGCCGGCACGGCGATGACGGCGAAGCCGCCGATCATCCGCCCGTTCACCACGTAGTCGATCGCGCCGCCCGGCGCGTCCGGGCCCTGCGCTTCCAGGATGCGGAAGGTGTAGCCGTGGTAGGGCTGCGGCGCGTCGCCCTGGCGCCGCGCATAGCCGCCGGAACTGGCCGCCGCGGCCAGGGGCCCGAGCGGGCTTGGCGCCTCGCCCTCGCGGGTCGGCCAGTAGAGTCCGTCCCGCTGGTCGGGCGTCGAGAAGAAGCGCCGCGCATAGGCCTGGAAGGCACCGTGCCGCCCGGCGGTGCGGGCGTAGTCCGCCTGCGCGTCGGCCACCGCGCGCAGTGTCTCGATGGTGTCGAGCTCGTTGCGCCCGATGCGGCGGTCGGCCAGTTCCTGCCCGCCGGCGACGGCATCGAAGCGCCAGGCGCCGCCACGCTGCGCCATCGGGAACGCAAACGGCCAGGCGTCATCACCGATCTGCAGGATGGCGCGGTCGGGGGACGGCCGGACGATCTCGTTCTTCCGATCATAGGCTTCGAGGAAGCGGGTGCGCGCCGTGCGGTCCGCGACCGGGTCGCCGGAGCGGAGGTAGCGATATCCGGCGCTGCCGAGGATCCGCACGCCCTGCGCCTCGCTGCGCGCACGCAGCGCGGCGACGAAGGCCGCGAAGCCCTCCTCCGGCGTGCGGAAGGCCTGCGGCGGGATCGGCCGCGGGGCCTGTGCCGGCTGCTGGGTCTCGGCCGGGGCCGCCGGCGCGGGCGCCTGCGCCATGGCGCCGGTGGCAAGAAGCGCGGCAGCGATGCCGCCGAGGATGCTGGTCCGCAGCATGGCGTGTCTCCTCACCGACGCCCACCACCACGGCCGCCACCGCGGCCACCGCCGCCGCCGGCACGCGCACCGCCGCCACCGCCTGCCGAGCGGGCACCGCCGCCACCACCGCCGGCCGGTCGCGCGGCCGCGCGCTGATGGGCCTGCGCGCGGGCTGCGGGCTGACCCTGCCGGCTGGCCGCACCGCGGTTGGCCGCGGCACGTTCACGCCCGCCATCGTCCATGCCCTGGAAGCCCTGCGGGGCTTGCCGCGCTGGCTGCTGGGCCGGGCGCGCCTGCGGACGGCCGGCGGCATTGTGCTGGGCGGCCGGGCGCTGCGTGCCACCGCGCTGGGCGGCGCCACCGCGTTCGGCCGCCTGGCCCCCGCCGGGGCGCTGCGCGCCGGCCCCACTGCGGTCACCCACGCCACCACGATCACCTGGGCCACCACGTCCGCCGGGACCGCCTGCGCCGCCAAGCCCGCCAGCCCCGCCGGCGCCACCCGGACCACCAACGCCGCCGCGGCCACCAGCGCTGCCGATACCCCCGGGTCCGCCTGCGCCACCCGGTCCGCGGTCGCCGACGCCGCCGCGGTCGCCGGGGCCGCCGATCCCTTCGCCGCGCTGCGCCTGGTCGACGCGACCGCGGAACTGCTCGCGCGACTGGGCGCGGTCGCCGCCGGCCCGGTCGGCGCCCACGCGGTTGCGCACCTCGTCATTGCGGTAGGCCACGCCCTGGCGATGCGTCGTGTCGTGCCGCCATGTATTGCCGCTGATCTGCCCGCGATTGGCATTGATGTTGTTGTAGCGGTTGGCGTTGACGTTGATGTCGCCACCACCCCAGTTGGCGCTGCCCCAGCCCCACAGCGACCCGACGATCGCCGCCCCGCCCGCGAAGGCCATGCCGGTCAGCAGCGCGCTGCCCAGGCCCCAGCCGACCGGTGGCGGGTAGGAGTACGGCGGACTCTGCGGATAGGGCCAGGTGCCATAGACTTGGTTCGGATCGTAGGCCGGCACATAGACCGTGTCGGGCTGCGTCGGCGCGATGGTGATGACCTGCGGCGGCGGCGCAACCGCTGGCGCCGCCGCGCCGGGCGCCGGCGGCGGTGCGACGTTCTGGGTCACGTTCACCGTCTGCTGCGGTCCCGACTGCAGCGCGCCGTTCGCCTGGGCACGGCCACGCAGCACCTGGATCGCGTTCATCACGTCCTGCTGCTGCGCCAGCACAGCGTCGCCAACCTGCTGCGTCCATTCCAGCTGGTCGTTCATCAGCGTCAGGACGTCGGGGAACGGCACCAGCGACTTGACCGACGGATCCCAGGACTGTGCGACGAGCGCCTGCGCGAGCGCCTCGCCACGCAGCGCGCCATTCTGCCCCTGGCCGAGCCAGCGCTTCGCTTGCACCACCTCCAGTGGGTAGGTTGACGCCATCAGCATCTGCATCAACAGGTCGTCGGGATAGAGCGCGATCGGCGCGAGCAGTTGCTCGAGCTGCGCCTGGGTCAGGCGGTCCCCCTGCGCTGTCGGCACAACGGGGCGCGGCGCCGCAGCCGGTGGCGTCTGGGCGGCCGCCGGAGGCACCGCCGGCCCCAGCGTGGTGACCGCCCCGAGGCCCATGCAGAAGACCATCGCCAGCAGTCGCACGCGGAGCGGGAGCGACGATGCGGCGGCGACGGCCCCCCGGTACGCCAACGCGCCCGGCTGCGGTCCTGGATCGCGCGCGGATGCCGGACGGGCCCGGAGGTCGTTCATGCGCGGCCTCGCGCAGCGTGGATCATGCTGCGCATCTCGGCTTCCAGCTCCCGCACCAGGCGTTGGTAGTCCGCGACCTCAGGCCGTGGCGTTTCGCAGGCGAGGCGCCCGAAGGTCGCAAGACCCTCGCACGCCAGACGATAGTCCTCGCAGGCACTGCGAAAGGCGCGATCCGCGAGAAAGAGCCGCCGGATGAAGGCGACATGCTCGGGGAAGGCGGCGAGCGCACTCGCCAGGTCCGGGCAGGGAGCGGTCGCAGACCCCATCGCCATGGTTCCTCCGCAGCGCAGCCCATGTATCGCGCTGCCCGCGCAGGCACCGGGAGTACGTCACAGTGACATACGGCGCATGGGGCGGCCCGACGCACTCGCGCAACAATTCAC from Roseomonas fluvialis encodes the following:
- a CDS encoding acetate/propionate family kinase, encoding MTAGVVVVLNAGSSSLKFSLYEGDAVLLSGQVDGIGVRPGVTARDGAGTKLTAPDLAAGPPGTPAEALLALLPWLREHLGGRPLLALGHRVVHGGPNHDRPCLVTAALLDDLAALSPLAPLHQPHNLSPIHAAMERTPGLPQVACFDTAFHRTIPEVAQVYALPFEMAARGIRRYGFHGLSYEYIASVLPEVAPGLATGRVVVAHLGNGASLCALQGGRSVATTMGFSALDGLPMGTRCGEIDPAVVLHLMREDGLDIAGVEALLYRRSGLLGLSGVSSDFRDLLASEDPRARFAIKVFVYRVARGIGSLAAALGGLDGIVFTAGIGENAASIRAAICEACSWLGVELDAVANAATGPVISRAGSRAAAYVIPTDENLMIARHTRALLADTAE
- a CDS encoding bifunctional enoyl-CoA hydratase/phosphate acetyltransferase gives rise to the protein MSPTDTMLTGLSQASAPVGLTRGMTHGLRAQGFDLAAALFGAPDAAFDDLPSQAQALLLSGLVLDFTARALPGPGATLRSLDLTPGLLPSPEERVDITGTIVARPDPETAVIAIMVSGPRGRLAEASATFALPVAAVTATAGTRPDIQLHTHRHLAALMARSATLPALTAAVAWPCDRDSLVGPVEAALRGALRPILVGPPALIEATAAAAGASLAACDIIEAATPHEAAAVAVRLCREGRAAALMKGSLHTDELMSAAVARDGGLRTARRLSHVFALDVPSYPKALFVTDAAINILPDLKTKADIVQNAVDLLHALGVTVPKVAILSAVETINPAIPSTLDAAALCKMADRGQITGAILDGPLAFDNAISKAAAAIKNIASAVAGDADILLAPDLEAGNMVAKQLSYLAGADSAGIVLGARVPIILTSRADSVASRLASVALAQVLAAARQERVA
- a CDS encoding DUF3300 domain-containing protein is translated as MRLLAMVFCMGLGAVTTLGPAVPPAAAQTPPAAAPRPVVPTAQGDRLTQAQLEQLLAPIALYPDDLLMQMLMASTYPLEVVQAKRWLGQGQNGALRGEALAQALVAQSWDPSVKSLVPFPDVLTLMNDQLEWTQQVGDAVLAQQQDVMNAIQVLRGRAQANGALQSGPQQTVNVTQNVAPPPAPGAAAPAVAPPPQVITIAPTQPDTVYVPAYDPNQVYGTWPYPQSPPYSYPPPVGWGLGSALLTGMAFAGGAAIVGSLWGWGSANWGGGDINVNANRYNNINANRGQISGNTWRHDTTHRQGVAYRNDEVRNRVGADRAGGDRAQSREQFRGRVDQAQRGEGIGGPGDRGGVGDRGPGGAGGPGGIGSAGGRGGVGGPGGAGGAGGLGGAGGPGGRGGPGDRGGVGDRSGAGAQRPGGGQAAERGGAAQRGGTQRPAAQHNAAGRPQARPAQQPARQAPQGFQGMDDGGRERAAANRGAASRQGQPAARAQAHQRAAARPAGGGGGGARSAGGGGGARAGGGGGRGGGRGGGRR
- a CDS encoding DUF2950 domain-containing protein, yielding MLRTSILGGIAAALLATGAMAQAPAPAAPAETQQPAQAPRPIPPQAFRTPEEGFAAFVAALRARSEAQGVRILGSAGYRYLRSGDPVADRTARTRFLEAYDRKNEIVRPSPDRAILQIGDDAWPFAFPMAQRGGAWRFDAVAGGQELADRRIGRNELDTIETLRAVADAQADYARTAGRHGAFQAYARRFFSTPDQRDGLYWPTREGEAPSPLGPLAAAASSGGYARRQGDAPQPYHGYTFRILEAQGPDAPGGAIDYVVNGRMIGGFAVIAVPARYGVSGIMTFMISHHGTVWERDLGPDTAREAARITAFDPGEGWTRVAE